DNA from Nitrospira sp.:
CGGAAATCACATGGCCAAGAAATTGCGCGTTTACGCGGGCCCGACCCATCCGCACCAGGCGCAACAGCTGGAATCACTCTCACTGTGACCATTATTGTTCTGATTCGATTTGTGAAGGAGGCCGCCTGATATGGCAGCATTGACGCAGTATGCAACCGGGAAGAGAAAGAGCGCGATCGCTCGCGCATGGGTAACCGCCGCTGCAGGTGACATCGTCGTGAACGAAAAGCCGTTGGAAAAGGCGTTTCCGCGCATGACGCTGCGGAATGTGATTCAATTTCCGTTTGAGCTGGCTGGTGTCACCGGCAAGTATTCGGTACGGGCCACCGTGTATGGCGGAGGACCTGCGGGCCAAGCCGGAGCCTTGCGGCATGCGATCTCAAAGGCGCTGGTGGTCATGAGCGCGGCGTTCCGAAGCCCCCTCAAGAAAGAAGGCCTCCTGACCCGCGACTCGCGCGTGAAAGAGCGTAAGAAGTACGGCCAGAAGGGCGCCAGAAAGCGGTTCCAATACTCGAAGCGTTAACAGAAACCTGGAGCGACATGGTTCAAGAAGGGAAGGCTCCGGAGCCTTCCCTTTTTTTATGGGCAAGACGAACGAACCGGACGACGGTTCACGATGGTGCCGGGA
Protein-coding regions in this window:
- a CDS encoding SSU ribosomal protein S9p (S16e) gives rise to the protein MAALTQYATGKRKSAIARAWVTAAAGDIVVNEKPLEKAFPRMTLRNVIQFPFELAGVTGKYSVRATVYGGGPAGQAGALRHAISKALVVMSAAFRSPLKKEGLLTRDSRVKERKKYGQKGARKRFQYSKR